Genomic segment of Coffea arabica cultivar ET-39 chromosome 1e, Coffea Arabica ET-39 HiFi, whole genome shotgun sequence:
ATTCTGCTTCAGTGAGGTGCATGCAGAATCTTGATCAATCATCTAGTTTGCAGAGTGACAGATTAGAAACTTCCAACTTTGAAGAGCTCCTGGTCCCTGATGAAGATAAGCCTTCTATGTTGGTTGAGGGAAACCATAAAAAGATGGTTGGAGATTCATGGATTTGTGGAACTGAAAAAATTGATAATCAGACTGTTGAAGATTTGGAACTTACTAATTCTAGACTAGAAAATTTAGAATTTTCCTCTGAGCATATATATGCAAGTCTTTCAAAAGATTCTTTTGTGAGGAATGAGATGGCTCAGAATAGACAGAACCTCAAGCAATCTTTAGAGGTTATTGAATTGAAAGATACATCTGCTATGCTTTTACAGACTCAAACTGCTTGCCCTGAATTTGAACAAATCTCAAAGAGTATCCATGGTTTGGCTTCTGCTGATTGTATTTTGCTTGAGAAAGACATAGGTTCTGAAAAATACCAGGTAGCAGTAAATGAGATGTTCCCAATAGATGAAAAAGGTGCGATTGAAATGGATAATTCTGGAGTTGAAATTGCAGAAACATTTGGTGGAATGGAAGGCGAAGGATTTGATACTAACCAGATCATTAGCCATGATTTTCTCAGTGAACCAAATGAGATGGCTGAGAATACACAGAGCCTTAAGCAATCTTTAGAGGTTGTTGAATTGAAAGATACATCTGCTACGCTTTTACAGACTCAAACTGCTTGCCCTGAAGTTGAACAAATCTCAAAGTGTATTCATGGTTTGACTTCTGCTGATTGTATGTTGCTTGAGAAAGGCATAGGTTCTGAAAAATACCAGGTAGCGGTAAATGAGATGTTCCCAATAGATGAAAAAGGTGCGATTGAAATGGATAATTCTGGAGTTGAAATTGCAGAAACATTTGGTGGAAAGGAAGACGAAGGATTTGATACTAACCAGATGATTAGACATGATTTTCTCAGTGAACCAACATTGGTGTCTTTTGAGGTTGCCCCACTAGTTCCAAATCATGATTCTGCACTAGATACAAGTGTCACTCATGTCATTTTGAGTGACAGAGCCACCTCTTTCGATATGCATCGATGTTCATCTGAAGCATCAGAGTTTTTGGTTGGAGAAGTCCACAAATCATTTCATGGGGATAAAGTGAAGAATAGTGAAGTTAATGAAAGAAATCTCGTAATAGTGGAACCTGTGTGTCAAAGTTTGTTTAGTGGTCCTCATCTAGAAAGTCATGTAGCAGACAATAATCATACCAGTTTATATTCAGAAAGCAAAGTATGTCATGATGACCAGAAGTCTGACACTCAAACCATTGCAGGAACTGACAGTACCTTTGATGGTTATCCCGGGATTGAGATTGCAATGCAAACAAGAGAAGCCACAATAGAAGCAACTAGTGGGGATAATATATCACAGACTGGAAATGATCCGGAGTTCTTTGCTGACAGCAGTGTGCCTACCAAATGTTGCATTGACCATATTTCAGTTGTGGGCGATCACTCTGCTACAGATGCTAATTGTACTGAAGAATCTGAACAATTGCTATTGTCTAATTGCTTCACATTGGTTGAAGAAGTTTCTGGGCTCAAAAATATGTTGTTTCCCAGGGATTCCTCATATGAGGAAACAACTGAATCTGCAAAATCCAAAGAAAGTAATGTTTTGGGAAGTGGGGATGCAATTGTAGTAGAATTTGAACATTGCGAAAGTGAATTTAGAAGCTACAAAGAACTTACTGATGCACCACTTCGAGCTTGTGATCGTGGTAATCATAAATTTAATGGTGATTTGAGCATTGAGGAAACTAAACCAAGCTGCACGGAGATTGAGCCTTCATCTGAGAAGTGTGAGCTTTCCAGTGGAAGTCAGACGAGGCACTATATTGAGCTTGGAGGTACAATGTTCTATCTCTAACTTTATTAAGTTTTGAGCATGAGTTAATGATTGCATTCGAATTGTAAAAAACTGTaaatcaattcaagaatttttgTGGGATGACATTTTGGGTTGGCTGGTTGAAGGAGGTCTGACATCACCCAGAAGCGTAAATCAGTCCATTGGAGTAATTGATAGTGCCTTAACTGATGAAATTAAGCCCGAAGTTTGCCAGGACATGGATAGTCTTGTGAAGGACACAAAATGTGATTTGAAGACTTCATTGTGCCAGGAACAGGATGGAAATTCAACTGCAGCAATGTAAGTTGCAATAACTAATTTGCCTTCTGGTTAATTTGTGATTATGGGCACTCAGTGTGATCTTGTTAAAAGTTGGTAATCTATTTCTCAATCTTAAGAGGTCTCTCTTGCAGTGGCAGCAATAAAGCTGTGAGCAATTCAGATAAAACAAATCTTATAATCTTTCCTCCAAGAAATGCAGTTCCATTTTCTGATGAATGGTTGGCTGCTGTTGAAGCTGCTGGAGAGGTAAATTACTCTTGGTAGCCATTTGGTGCTTTGGACGTCAATATCTGGCAATGGTTGGCTGCTATTAGTAACCTAGCTTACATTGGTACCTGATGAAAGTTTTGACCTTATTTTGATTTGCATTCTGCCTCATTATTGTGCTTTTGCCATATCATAATATGTACTGAACTATTACTGTTCAATGAAGAACATGCACCCTTTAAGCATAACACTTGTTTCTTCACGACAAAATAGTCTTAACCTACGGAAGTTTCCATATTTCAACTAACAAGTTACtcctatttattttttgttttgaaattgCATAAATAATAGTGTGTGGTTCAATGTTAATACACATCATTATGGTTTTGGGTTTTAAATTGTCAAACTAAAGCGTCTCTTGTTGTTAACTAATAAAATAGCGCATCACAGTGACTCAAAATCATAGTCAGGCTAACTCATTCTCTTTGAGttgtttattcattttcttaagTTCACCTTATCACCAATCTTATTGTGCACACGTACGATCTTGAGAAGTTGCTTGATTATGGCAATTAAAATTAGGCTTATAATATGAGTTCACATGAAGAGTTCTTTACAGGAAATTTTGACCGTGAAAAGTGGTGCAGTGCAAAATTCTCCACCAGACAAGTGTTTACCTGAACCTAGCCCATGGTCTCCGGTATGTCACCCTTCTAACATTGGTTTTGTCAATGGTTTAAGAGAAATCTTTCCCATTTTGAGTCATAACATACTAACACTAAAGCCTAACTTCTAAAGGAAGCATCTTATTGATGTCTTGGTGTTTTGAGATGCATTCACTTTTTGACTTACTATTAGCTCTTTTCTTTACGACTGCAAAAATATCTGGAGTTGGAAACATGTAAGTTTTAGGCATTGTGCTCTCataatttattttctaatgGCAGTCCTGACATTGCTGAAGGTTGTTCTCTCCTCCGTGTCTTGAATGTTAGTCTTTAAACTCGGATTTTCTGTATAAAAAGGCTGAAAACACTAGATTATCATGAATTTTGCCTTTTCTTTAGATTTCTAGTTTGGTTGGCATGCACTTTTGTCTGTTTTCTCTTAACATCTCAGCTATGAAAATTGAGAACCCTTTTTGCATGTTATACTCCTAAGGTGTCCTTATTTTGAACTTTGACTCAGTTCAAGTATttctgtagtcaatttactgtatTATTGCCATTTGAGTAACCTGCATCCCCTACAcaaatcaaactaggaaaagaaaagagttcTATAGTTTTTTAAAACTGTTTGAGTGGTTTCTGTTTCCCGGACAAGTATCTTGTTTTTCAAAACTGCAAGCATATATCAACAGACTGAATTGGAACTTTTTTTGGCTACCTTTGTATTTGAACTGCCTATCTTTCCTAGATTTGGCTTTGCGTCTTCGTGTGGTATACTAGTACCTTGGTGGGCAGAAATGCTTACACATTTATGAGTCCTTACTCTGTTACACTGCTCTAGATTTCATTCACATGCCAGAGCCCATGGAACCAGAGTTCCATTTACAGCAACAGCaaaagagaaatgaatattTTGTCATTCTTCCTGTTATTTCCTATGAGATTTTAGTGCGCTGATGACTTGTTTAACAGATATTAAACTCTGAACAAACAGAAAAGTTTCAATTAAAAGTTTAAAGGGGATATATTCTGCTGCACTAGTCTTTCAATTCGACCAATTTCATTACCAATTCAAATATCAAATGTTTTGTGATTTTCAggtcaaaaagaaaagcaacGCCATCGGGCCATATGACTGTACAAAGTTCACCAACAATTTGTCCTCTGATCCTCAATAATCAGCTAggtccgaatttcatttttttttttaactggaAAACTAGTATTAGATAGTGACTAAAAGATGATATTAGATCATTTTTTCAGTGCTTAGTTCCTGTTTCTTCACCTTTGTTAATGAGGTAATTGTGCCTGTGGCCACTGCTGCTTGTCACTGATCAGGATTCCAGGTTAAAGGTGTATTATTCTCCGCCAAACTAAGAATCAAATCCTATTTTCCACTCTTAAACatcctttttccccttttctcacctttttttttttttacttttgattGCATTAAACGATATTTCATGTTGCAAGTATTTTCCAAACTGATAAAAGcaaactctagcttcccttccTCATTCAAAACATTGTTCGTGCCTTCATGGTCTGCATCTGCAAACAtccctttctcttcttttgtcttttttatttgttgttgCATTAATGGAAATTTGATTGATGTTTTTAATTTGAGATTTTGAATCATGAGCCCTGAGAATGTCTGATTCCACCACAATTGAGTTTCCGTCTAGAATAAGGCATCCATAGTTTAGTGCAGCAAAGGTCTAGCAAACTTGATTTTCTCTGGCGTATAATGATATTTCCTTCagaaaaaaaaagccaaaattTCATTAGCTAGTGAGTCTGGAAGTTCGAATTTTGTAAACAATCTTTTCATCACAAGTAAAAGATCTGGTCTTGAGATAGTTATTTGTTTGCCAACAATTCCTTCAAATATTTTACCATCTTTCCCTGCAAAACCAAATTCAAATTCCACCGTCTTGCCCCGAGATTAGTCGTAACCGTGGAGCATTCTCTCCAGTTATTAGTTAAAACTAATCCTCCTCTGTGGTGCATATCGTTTCTTCATCTTTCATCGTTAGTCAGATCAAATTAATACTGTAAAACAGttttcaaattgattaagtttgAAATTCTTGAGATATGAAATACCAAATTATAACCCAGCAGGAAAAAGGTAAAAAAGAAAGCAGCGTCATCTAATCTTTGGTTTGTATTGATCCTGGATTAAGGTAAACACAAGTATGGAAGTAAATCATCTTCGTTAGATATTGACTTTTATCCTCTACACAGTAGACTCATCAGTTACCTTCACCGTTTCAACATTTTGGTACTTGTAAAAGTACGAACATACAAGATAATAACAGAAGTTGAGACCTGCTAATACACAAACTAGCCAGTACACATTATCTAGTCTCCCTTTGTTCAAGTCATCTGGCAACCACCCTCTTGTCCTTCGGACAAGATCAATCACAGCATTGCCCAGATAGTAAGCAATGCCCATATATAAAGCTACAGCTGCAGTTGATGTGCTTTTCAGCGAAGCAGGGAATTCTTGGTAGTAGAAATCAATTTGACCAGGGAAAAAGAATGCTTCTCCAATGCCTGCGATAGCTAGTGGTGGCACAAGCCAGAATACTGACATTGGTACCACGGCATTATCCTGGCCTTGAAGGTCATGCAATCGCGCAATCTTCAGCCTTTTGGCCTCTACCAGGGCCAAAACAGCAAGGCCAACAATGTCTAACAAATGGCCGATCCCAACCCTCTGGAGAGGCCTGACGGGATGGCCAGTGAACTTCTCCCACAGGGGGAATAAGAACCGGTCCAGGAGGAATACGGTAAAGCAAGTTGGCATCAAAGTGAAGAGAAATACTGAACCCGCAGGAATTTGGAAATGTGGTCCGAGATGACGGTCCATTGCAAGAGCCTGAAGGACCGATAGACTCCCCAAAATAACGAGTGGGGTGGACAAGAAGAACCCCGTGGACCATAGTGGGAAAATTTTGATTATCCTTTTGAAATCTTCTACATCTTGCACTGTACATAGTTTCCAAGGTTGTCTGGTGGAGCCATCTGGTTCGGTTTCCCCTTCTGCTCTGAGTGCTGCGCGGTTTAAGAacctgtattttttttttttttttaagaaagcAATTAATCAGCTAATTCGAAAATCGAATTGCTTTATCTGAAGAAGTCAAAGGTAGCGGACTAGTCGCGCCCGTTTGACAAGTGAGTTTTTGGGGTGtttgtttaaaactttactgtagcttactgtagaagtttttaaaaaaatttttgaagtgtattttttttttaatattttaaagtgtatagtttaaaaattttgaaaatttctttgaGGTTATCgtagctaaagtttttaaaaaacttgtagcaaacaaacttgacaaaaaacttATCTTCCAAACAAGGTTAAATTTGATTGTACACTTACTTGAaaaattttgagggaaaggtAGTCACTTTGTAGTCTGCTGTGTCTGGCCCTTGAAAATAGTCTTCACTTTTCAGTGAGAGCACCATTTTCCTTTTCCTGAAAGATGCAACAATAACACGAGCCAAACGAACAAAAGGGCTACCTTGTGGCTTGAGGTGATGATAGAAACCGCTGCCAGCTAAGAATATTGCCAATGCAAATATATTTGCGGCAACACAAATCCCAAACCCCAACGTCCAACTAACACTGTTCTCAATATACACAATGAGAGTAGAGCTTATACCAGTGGCCATGTACATTGTAAAAATGTACCAGTTGAAGAAAATTCCTTGATGCTTTGGTTTATCAAACTGATTTGCTCCCATGGATCCAATGGTGAAGCGTGTCCCTGCCATCCCTATAGATCCTAGAGCTAAGCCGATATAAAGAACTGCAAGTTGGACTTCTGATGGATATTTACAGAGGTTCGATCCATTTTCACAATGTGGAGGTCTCAATTTACTGATTGCTGCTGTCAGGACTATTATCAATAGGCCCTGCAAATTGAGAAATAGTTCTTTCAAATCTGATCAAGTTAAAGAAGCTTATTAATCTGTCCACCTGCAACTTacagaaaaaattaaaacaaaaaaatctgtTCACCTTCAATTCATGTTTATCGAGAAGCTTAGACCCTTAATATTTGATAAAATGAAAGTGCAGATCAACATCAGATACACAATCGATCAAGTTAGCTTGATCTGGAAATCAAGAGTCTAAAACAGAGATTGATTCAGTCACTAAGATGATAGAAACAAGAAGAGAAAGTTCCTGACCAGGGATGAAATGAGAGAAGAAATCCAGATGACGGAGTAACAGCCCGTAAATGAGTCAGCAATGATGGCTGCAGCAATTGGAAGTATTGTGGTACAGCCATTAACaacattgaaaattttagctgcaCTAATGCTTCTGATGTTGAATTCTTGAATCAGATATACAATAAGGTTGCCAGTCAGTCCTCCAAAAGCAAGTGCTATACCTGCCACAGTTGCTGCTTTATAGAAATAGCTCAATGTTAGAACATCTAGGCAAACAATTATGCTACTGGTGAAATGATACTAATATCTGGAAGTTCATTATCTCCGGAGATAGGTAGAGTGCAGAATGTATTTAGACGGTCGTTTTAtaaagagaggaagagagaaaatGACCTATAGTGAACGGAAAAGTGGTCCACCCGCCTTTCTTGCCCCTGCTGGAAATTGAAGTAGGCTCAGGGTCTTCTCCATTAGCAGAGTTGAGTACTGTCCTGTCCATGGTTTTGGAAAAAGGACGGCTCAAATGCTGTCACACTGTAAAGCTCTATCTGTAGTGGTATATTCCtgttggatatatatatatatatatggatatTTTCTCAAAGATTTGTATGTTTTACTATCTTTACAAGTCTGCATTCAAGTATTCAATACCTCTGCCCCACGAAACTGGAAAAGGGGAAACACTTGCATACATGAATATGGACTGCTCTCCCTCGTGCtgattaagcaaaaaaaaaagtcagcaTCCTCGATTATACATTGTTTAGGGTTGTGTTTTCTTTAGGGTGGTTGGATTATGACATGTCTAGAGACTGGATTAGTACCAGAATTCGAGGAGTGGAAAATTGAAGAATGTCAATGAATTTGGTCACCTTTGATTGCCAGGGCAAGCATATTTTTGGAATTTAGCTGTGACATTAGCATTAAGGATTCAGAATCTTTTTTCTTCACAGAAGTACAGGTACTCGTCagctcttttttcttcttgctcTTTCAAATATCAGACGGGATAATCTATAATTAAAAACTATATAATATTCATGTGACAGAAACAAAATTCCTTTTTGTATAATCGTTTGGTCATCTGTCAACCGGTACCTAAAGAATATATGTATAAGCTGATGCAAGAATCAAGACTTTTAGTACCCCAAGTTGCTGATAATATAATATTACAATCATTGCTATGATGTGCAAGCAACAGTTTTGCTTCTCCAGTGAAGCGCTTGGTTTTAAATTGCAACTTGTTCGAAAATGTCCACTGCTGACCGTTGCAGGAGGACTGTTATATGTTTGTAGTAGGTATGGGTACCTATCCTATCATTTAGGTTGTTATCAAGGAAACTTAAGTGGTGGAACCAAACTGTAAAATAACCCATTTTTATCTGAAACTAGCCCTTCAATccttctgtctttttttttttgcctcctCGTCTTCATGCTAAGAGGATCAGGCTCAATGAGGGTTGAAAAAAGAAGTTAGCAGCTTCAAAGTAAACAAGTTGGGTTAGTAATG
This window contains:
- the LOC113708555 gene encoding uncharacterized protein isoform X1, which gives rise to MEWESKQLGLLPEDGSLIQQQTPHSHKSPYHQPRISPATAKGINVRNDPASVKLNSLSHQDMTNKENITTNKLEGPKLSMEPMQMKKKKKGGGYNLRKSLAWNQAFFTEDGVLDPIELSMITGTLGNSSREALCAITEEATTSLSNDIQFNRDSANPCTPEKNLFKASPAACSGKDRGTVCLSLKHTSPAHIHQASTSVASHKVLSTHGARKTAARASSSPRSLPLSTSMKRPANINAQKAVSKESKLPKFPVSKPGHPSIPATNKRTIGGATSLKQNQMLQPVVNTQRNTELKSYSKSVKNTQSRAKAVSEELLNKSSASHAKRNKVNPRISLHASTQLCPIQVNKVHSSGSKLILDDVPSVITVDSSDCQDVTTQLAVRLPSSNVITGTTLQHTQSQSTKPSGLRMPSPSLGFFGQSKFPASSCFSHRIVDPSHRRGKLGDWRPPQLPAKIPGVVDGKMLTSRVSRSRFNLSAVSIDAITPDVGKDAMMDGKKIPHEPNHCELESDKNRLLSITDTNGKFENHVKDESITAVDKDGEAEMKENINLLKIPSCRSMTEVDNAKSCTLGHRASTESAGNYFEHSLFYQPEEFAIGVTGTRSMNTNSCEDENSGSSTVNDVINGGVMNSASVRCMQNLDQSSSLQSDRLETSNFEELLVPDEDKPSMLVEGNHKKMVGDSWICGTEKIDNQTVEDLELTNSRLENLEFSSEHIYASLSKDSFVRNEMAQNRQNLKQSLEVIELKDTSAMLLQTQTACPEFEQISKSIHGLASADCILLEKDIGSEKYQVAVNEMFPIDEKGAIEMDNSGVEIAETFGGMEGEGFDTNQIISHDFLSEPNEMAENTQSLKQSLEVVELKDTSATLLQTQTACPEVEQISKCIHGLTSADCMLLEKGIGSEKYQVAVNEMFPIDEKGAIEMDNSGVEIAETFGGKEDEGFDTNQMIRHDFLSEPTLVSFEVAPLVPNHDSALDTSVTHVILSDRATSFDMHRCSSEASEFLVGEVHKSFHGDKVKNSEVNERNLVIVEPVCQSLFSGPHLESHVADNNHTSLYSESKVCHDDQKSDTQTIAGTDSTFDGYPGIEIAMQTREATIEATSGDNISQTGNDPEFFADSSVPTKCCIDHISVVGDHSATDANCTEESEQLLLSNCFTLVEEVSGLKNMLFPRDSSYEETTESAKSKESNVLGSGDAIVVEFEHCESEFRSYKELTDAPLRACDRGNHKFNGDLSIEETKPSCTEIEPSSEKCELSSGSQTRHYIELGGGLTSPRSVNQSIGVIDSALTDEIKPEVCQDMDSLVKDTKCDLKTSLCQEQDGNSTAAIGSNKAVSNSDKTNLIIFPPRNAVPFSDEWLAAVEAAGESSLQEILTVKSGAVQNSPPDKCLPEPSPWSPVKKKSNAIGPYDCTKFTNNLSSDPQ
- the LOC113708555 gene encoding uncharacterized protein isoform X2, translated to MEWESKQLGLLPEDGSLIQQQTPHSHKSPYHQPRISPATAKGINVRNDPASVKLNSLSHQDMTNKENITTNKLEGPKLSMEPMQMKKKKKGGGYNLRKSLAWNQAFFTEDGVLDPIELSMITGTLGNSSREALCAITEEATTSLSNDIQFNRDSANPCTPEKNLFKASPAACSGKDRGTVCLSLKHTSPAHIHQASTSVASHKVLSTHGARKTAARASSSPRSLPLSTSMKRPANINAQKAVSKESKLPKFPVSKPGHPSIPATNKRTIGGATSLKQNQMLQPVVNTQRNTELKSYSKSVKNTQSRAKAVSEELLNKSSASHAKRNKVNPRISLHASTQLCPIQVNKVHSSGSKLILDDVPSVITVDSSDCQDVTTQLAVRLPSSNVITGTTLQHTQSQSTKPSGLRMPSPSLGFFGQSKFPASSCFSHRIVDPSHRRGKLGDWRPPQLPAKIPGVVDGKMLTSRVSRSRFNLSAVSIDAITPDVGKDAMMDGKKIPHEPNHCELESDKNRLLSITDTNGKFENHVKDESITAVDKDGEAEMKENINLLKIPSCRSMTEVDNAKSCTLGHRASTESAGNYFEHSLFYQPEEFAIGVTGTRSMNTNSCEDENSGSSTVNDVINGGVMNSASVRCMQNLDQSSSLQSDRLETSNFEELLVPDEDKPSMLVEGNHKKMVGDSWICGTEKIDNQTVEDLELTNSRLENLEFSSEHIYASLSKDSFVRNEMAQNRQNLKQSLEVIELKDTSAMLLQTQTACPEFEQISKSIHGLASADCILLEKDIGSEKYQVAVNEMFPIDEKGAIEMDNSGVEIAETFGGMEGEGFDTNQIISHDFLSEPNEMAENTQSLKQSLEVVELKDTSATLLQTQTACPEVEQISKCIHGLTSADCMLLEKGIGSEKYQVAVNEMFPIDEKGAIEMDNSGVEIAETFGGKEDEGFDTNQMIRHDFLSEPTLVSFEVAPLVPNHDSALDTSVTHVILSDRATSFDMHRCSSEASEFLVGEVHKSFHGDKVKNSEVNERNLVIVEPVCQSLFSGPHLESHVADNNHTSLYSESKVCHDDQKSDTQTIAGTDSTFDGYPGIEIAMQTREATIEATSGDNISQTGNDPEFFADSSVPTKCCIDHISVVGDHSATDANCTEESEQLLLSNCFTLVEEVSGLKNMLFPRDSSYEETTESAKSKESNVLGSGDAIVVEFEHCESEFRSYKELTDAPLRACDRGNHKFNGDLSIEETKPSCTEIEPSSEKCELSSGSQTRHYIELGGGLTSPRSVNQSIGVIDSALTDEIKPEVCQDMDSLVKDTKCDLKTSLCQEQDGNSTAAIGSNKAVSNSDKTNLIIFPPRNAVPFSDEWLAAVEAAGEEILTVKSGAVQNSPPDKCLPEPSPWSPVKKKSNAIGPYDCTKFTNNLSSDPQ
- the LOC113695497 gene encoding protein NRT1/ PTR FAMILY 2.7; the protein is MDRTVLNSANGEDPEPTSISSRGKKGGWTTFPFTIATVAGIALAFGGLTGNLIVYLIQEFNIRSISAAKIFNVVNGCTTILPIAAAIIADSFTGCYSVIWISSLISSLGLLIIVLTAAISKLRPPHCENGSNLCKYPSEVQLAVLYIGLALGSIGMAGTRFTIGSMGANQFDKPKHQGIFFNWYIFTMYMATGISSTLIVYIENSVSWTLGFGICVAANIFALAIFLAGSGFYHHLKPQGSPFVRLARVIVASFRKRKMVLSLKSEDYFQGPDTADYKVTTFPSKFFKFLNRAALRAEGETEPDGSTRQPWKLCTVQDVEDFKRIIKIFPLWSTGFFLSTPLVILGSLSVLQALAMDRHLGPHFQIPAGSVFLFTLMPTCFTVFLLDRFLFPLWEKFTGHPVRPLQRVGIGHLLDIVGLAVLALVEAKRLKIARLHDLQGQDNAVVPMSVFWLVPPLAIAGIGEAFFFPGQIDFYYQEFPASLKSTSTAAVALYMGIAYYLGNAVIDLVRRTRGWLPDDLNKGRLDNVYWLVCVLAGLNFCYYLVCSYFYKYQNVETVKVTDESTV